The following nucleotide sequence is from Leptolyngbya sp. SIO1E4.
CCAACAAATTCAACTACCGTTCAACAAAGTGTTCAAGGTCAAGTCTCTTTGCTAAGGCCGAATTATCCTCAGCTCAACTCATAAATCTATCGACTCAGTTTCCGGACGGTCTATCTAGAAGAGAATAGCCACCAGATAGAGTATTTGGAAGCAATATGAAGCCAACTAAAGTAGGCTGTAAGAGAAGGCTTAAAATGCCAGGAGGCGGACTTGAACCGCCGACACGAGGATTTTCAGTCCTCTGCTCTACCGGCTGAGCTATCCCGGCTGGGGCACTTTTGTTGAGTGCTTGATTAAGATAGCAAACTCTGAGAACCCATCGCAAGCATCTTGCTAAAACAAGTATGGGAAACCCTGTTGTAGGTAACCAAAGCAATGGTGGTAAGTGGGGGTATGGGGTCTAGGGTATAGGGTCTAAGATGCCTGCAGCACAAGGATCTTGATTACAATCCCATACCCTAGACCCCTATACCCTCTGCATATCCCTCCCTTCATGCCTCTGGCTTCAACGGATCATTTAAAGGCAAAATCCAGTCTGCTGGGTACAGCGATCGCGACTGCTGCACTAAATCCACAAACGGATCTATCAGGAGCCTTGGGGGGCGACCATTCAGCGAGGCCCAGACTCGCGTCCGCACCTCCAACGGCTCCGGGCCTTGAGCGGGCAGCGTCTCAGCCAGATAATGGGCAAACTGCAGCACCATATCAGGACGGGTAGACATTTTGCGGGCTTGCCAGCGGGCTAAAAACTGCTTGGGTAAAACGACTTGAACCTCCTGTGTCGCTGGATCACGCACGATAAATTCAGCCGTTGCATCTTTATCGCGCAGCTTCATATGCCAAGCAAACCGATGGCCTTCTTCTGTCCAGCTGACATTGTTGGGATACAGGTAATGGCGCAGCGGCAACAGGCACTGCAGACTCGCATAGATCAGTAAACAAGTCGCGATTAAAGCCCGATCGCGGCTCGGGGCGATCGCCCGTGCAGACCCCGACTTCGCGATCTCGCGGCCGGGGGGAGTCGGGGGTCGATCAGAACCAGGGTTGGCTCCCCTGACTCGCCAAGAGTGCCGAGAAACCGTATGAAGCCCCGCCAGCATAGAAGGGTGGGAGGAACTCGGCGAAACTGGGGTCAGCGGCCGTTTGAACAGGGAGCCCGCCAAAAATCCGATGACTCGACGCGGCCAGTCTGGTGGAAAGAAAATCGCTGTCGCCGCAATCATGAACCACGGGAAAATACCAATAGAGAACAGTCGCGCATTGGTTAAGTGGAACAGGACGGCGAACGTAAACGCCAGCCACCGGGTTTTGCGCCACAGCAACAGCGGCACCACCAGCAAATCTAAAAACAAGCCGCTATAGCTCAGCAGATACACCATCCACTCTTGGGTAAAAAACTGCCCAACCAGCGGAAAGTCCGTTGACTTCGCCAGCCACATGCGCATGGGCTCTCCCTGCAGCCAATCGCCATTGAGTTTGGCAATGCCGCCATAAAAGTAGGCCACCCCCAGTTGAAAGCGCAGCAGCCACAGTGTCCACGCAGGGGCAGTTTGAGACAACAGCTGCGGGCGACGCAGCACATCTACCGAACAGAGCCGATGGGCCGGCAGGCAAATGAGTATAAAGCTGAGCAGACAAATCAGATAAAAATGATTCAGATAGCGCGCCTGCTCTAGCAAAAAAATGTAAGTAAACCCGAGACAGAACAGCAGCGCACTCACCCGATAGAAAAATCCTAAGGCAATGAATGTCGCCAACACTCCTAAAGCCACAAAGTGCCAGATCATTCCCTGCCCTGGCCAGGGCTGCACCCAGCCAAACCCTGGATAGGTAAAATTAAAGACGGGATCCATCCAGTACTTTTGAATCCAGCCGTGGTGGAAGTAGCGCTGCACTTCCCATAACATAATGCCGCCAAAGGCGATACGAAAGTACACCAGAAAGGCCATATCAACGGGCTGCCAGAGCCCCTCTACGAGCCGCTTAAATGGTTGCAAGGTAAGTATCCTGGAAGACGCCTGAGAACATTGATAGCCATCGTCCCAAATCAGGTTCCCAGCTGCGATCGCTCTGTAACAATATTTACTGCAATGCCGTGTACATCGAAGCGGCCGCGCAGGTACCCTCAAACTCATCCAGCAAGCCATACGATGATTACGACTGCGCGCCTTGCTCCGGTTCTGCTCAGAGGGGTAAGCTCATAGCCACATCACTATAAAAAATCAGTACGGCAAGGATTGATTGTGGAGATTTTAGAACAGCGTATAGAGGTTGATGGCTTGGACTGGTTTTACCGAGAGGTCAAACCGCTGCGGGAAACGGCCGATCGCCTACCGGTTATTTTTTTGCATGGGTTAGTCACCCAAAGCTACAGCTGGCGGGGCATCATGCCGTTGGTTGCAGAACAGGGATTTTGGGCGATCGCCCCCGACTGGATTGGCCATGGGTTTTCGAGCCAACCTGAGAAACGAGCGTTTGCTTACACGCCCGAGGCATTTGTCAAAGCCTTAGAAGGGTTTTTAGCCGCGCTGTCTATAGAGCGCATGCATCTTGTGGTGCAGGGCTTTTTAGGCACCTATGGTCTGCTCTATGCTCTGCAACACCCTGAGCAGATCGAACGGCTTGTAATTGTGAATGCGCCCCTTTCTCCAGAGGCAAAATTGCCGTGGTCAGTGCGTCGGATGACCCTACCACTCGCTGGGGAAATGATGACGCAAGATCCCCTCTTGGTTGATCGCACCTTAGAAGGTGGCGGCCCCTACCAAGTCAGCGATCAAGATCTAGAGGTGTATCGGAAGCCATTTCTGACCACGTCGGCAGCGGGGCGAGCCCTGTTGGCCACCCTGCGCAATTTAAATTTGGCCGCCACCACCGAAGTCGTTGCCAAGGGCCTGACGGAGTGGCAACAAACCACCTTACTGGTTTGGGGAACTGCAGATCCCTGGTTGCCCATTAAACTGGCCGAAACCTGGGCCGCCACCTTACCCAATGGAGAGTTAGCTAAACTAGATGAAGTGGGGCACTACGCTCAAGAAGACTGGGCTGAGAAGGTTGCTAAGGTAGTTGTGCCTTTTTTAAGGTGTTTAGATGTTTCATGAAATTCCTCCATGAAACGCTACGAATCCATACAAACTTCGAAATCTCGCAGCTTCTCCTGATCGACAATCTGTCAGGGCTATAACATGAAGGCGTTGTGAAGTAAGGCATCTGGACTCTCTAAGATGACAGATTTGTCGCAAACGCCTCCCCAAGGAGGCTGGCATACCGTCGAACCAGATAAAGCACTCGCCTTGCTTCAAAGCGATCGCACCACCGGGCTAGCCTCTCAGGAAGTCATTGTTCGCCGCGAACAGGTGGGCGCCAATGTTTTAGAAGAGAGCCAAGGACGCAGCAGCTGGCGCATTTTGTTTGATCAGTTCACCAACATCATGTTGCTGATGCTGATCGCTGTGGCCATTATGTCTGGGGTATTGTCCTTACGAGACAATGAAGTACCTAGAGATGCGATCGCCATTTTTGCGATCGTGATTTTGAACGGGATTTTGGGGTATTTC
It contains:
- a CDS encoding HTTM domain-containing protein, coding for MAFLVYFRIAFGGIMLWEVQRYFHHGWIQKYWMDPVFNFTYPGFGWVQPWPGQGMIWHFVALGVLATFIALGFFYRVSALLFCLGFTYIFLLEQARYLNHFYLICLLSFILICLPAHRLCSVDVLRRPQLLSQTAPAWTLWLLRFQLGVAYFYGGIAKLNGDWLQGEPMRMWLAKSTDFPLVGQFFTQEWMVYLLSYSGLFLDLLVVPLLLWRKTRWLAFTFAVLFHLTNARLFSIGIFPWFMIAATAIFFPPDWPRRVIGFLAGSLFKRPLTPVSPSSSHPSMLAGLHTVSRHSWRVRGANPGSDRPPTPPGREIAKSGSARAIAPSRDRALIATCLLIYASLQCLLPLRHYLYPNNVSWTEEGHRFAWHMKLRDKDATAEFIVRDPATQEVQVVLPKQFLARWQARKMSTRPDMVLQFAHYLAETLPAQGPEPLEVRTRVWASLNGRPPRLLIDPFVDLVQQSRSLYPADWILPLNDPLKPEA
- a CDS encoding alpha/beta fold hydrolase, which produces MEILEQRIEVDGLDWFYREVKPLRETADRLPVIFLHGLVTQSYSWRGIMPLVAEQGFWAIAPDWIGHGFSSQPEKRAFAYTPEAFVKALEGFLAALSIERMHLVVQGFLGTYGLLYALQHPEQIERLVIVNAPLSPEAKLPWSVRRMTLPLAGEMMTQDPLLVDRTLEGGGPYQVSDQDLEVYRKPFLTTSAAGRALLATLRNLNLAATTEVVAKGLTEWQQTTLLVWGTADPWLPIKLAETWAATLPNGELAKLDEVGHYAQEDWAEKVAKVVVPFLRCLDVS